In Drosophila santomea strain STO CAGO 1482 chromosome 3L, Prin_Dsan_1.1, whole genome shotgun sequence, a single window of DNA contains:
- the LOC120448238 gene encoding ribosome-recycling factor, mitochondrial, producing the protein MLRSALHLAALGLRQTRVTSSSPRLPSILQNNPQNAKYLQVARDYAKGKDKKKEKGGKGKPGKVEINEQQLREILNFDGLNSQMQKSVMQMKEDFVKHLSLRSTSGAIDTLRIKVDGQEHELQELAQISRKNPKTIIVNMIGFPQTIPDVLKAIEKSGMNLNPQQDGTTLFIPIPKVTKEHRENLSKNAKALFVKYRDAIRGVQNEQIRKLKKQPELGKDDAFAAQAQVTAIADRFISEADKLLASKQKELLGD; encoded by the coding sequence ATGCTGCGAAGTGCATTGCATTTAGCTGCCCTCGGGTTGCGCCAGACCCGAGTGACCAGCTCCTCACCGAGATTACCATCAATCCTGCAAAATAATCCACAAAATGCGAAATACCTGCAAGTGGCGCGCGATTATGCAAAGGGCAAGGacaaaaagaaggaaaaaggCGGCAAGGGAAAACCGGGCAAGGTGGAAATCAATGAGCAGCAGCTGCGCGAGATCCTCAATTTCGATGGCCTGAATAGCCAGATGCAGAAGTCCGTGATGCAAATGAAGGAGGACTTTGTGAAGCACCTGTCGCTGCGGTCGACCAGCGGTGCCATCGACACACTACGCATCAAAGTCGATGGCCAGGAGCACGAGCTGCAGGAACTGGCCCAAATCTCTCGCAAAAATCCCAAGACCATTATCGTCAATATGATTGGTTTCCCACAAACGATTCCCGATGTCCTCAAAGCCATCGAAAAGAGTGGCATGAACCTAAATCCCCAGCAAGATGGCACTACTCTGTTCATACCCATACCAAAGGTCACCAAGGAGCACCGGGAAAATCTGTCCAAGAATGCAAAGGCTCTGTTTGTCAAATATCGCGATGCCATACGAGGCGTCCAGAACGAGCAAATTCGCAAGCTCAAAAAACAACCGGAACTGGGCAAGGATGACGCCTTTGCCGCCCAGGCTCAGGTCACTGCCATCGCGGATCGCTTCATCTCGGAGGCCGACAAGTTGCTGGCCAGCAAGCAGAAGGAGCTGCTGGGCGACTAA
- the LOC120448237 gene encoding pyridoxal kinase, protein MAAGATNPDIKRVLSIQSHVVHGYVGNKVATYPLQLLGFDVDPLNSVQFSNHTGYKTFKGPVSNEKELATIFEGLEENELLPLYSHLLTGYIGNPLFLRQVGQILKKLRLANPGLVYVCDPVMGDNGQLYVPKELLPVYRDEIIPLADIITPNQFEVELLTEKEVRSEAAVWEAMEWFHQRGIKTVVISSSDLGQPGVLRAFLSQQNGPRLAIDIPKQGGKDLVFTGTGDLFASLFLAHSHGSKDIANVFEKTIASLQAVIKRTVASLPGGGNGPVKAAERELKLVQSKTEIEQPQVLLKAQRLN, encoded by the exons ATGGCAGCAGGTGCAACCAATCCGGACATCAAGCGGGTGCTATCCATCCAGAGCCATGTGGTCCACGGCTATGTGGGCAACAAAGTGGCCACCTATCCACTGCAG CTGCTGGGCTTCGATGTGGACCCACTCAACTCGGTCCAGTTCTCCAATCACACGGGCTACAAGACCTTCAAGGGCCCCGTCTCCAACGAAAAGGAGTTGG CCACCATTTTCGAGGGTCTGGAGGAGAACGAGCTGCTGCCATTGTACTCACACCTCCTGACCGGCTACATCGGGAATCCACTGTTCCTGCGCCAGGTGGGCCAAATTCTAAAGAAGCTGCGTCTGGCTAATCCTGGCCTGGTGTACGTCTGCGATCCGGTGATGGGTGACAATGGTCAGCTCTATGTGCCCAAGGAGCTATTGCCCGTGTATCGGGACGAGATCATTCCACTGGCGGACATCATCACTCCCAATCAGTTCGAAGTGGAGCTGCTCACGGAGAAGGAGGTGCGCAGCGAGGCGGCTGTCTGGGAGGCCATGGAGTGGTTCCACCAGCGTGGCATCAAAACAGTAGTCATTTCCAGCAGTGATCTTGGCCAGCCCGGCGTTCTGCGTGCCTTCCTCAGCCAGCAGAATGGACCCCGCCTAGCCATCGATATTCCCAAGCAGGGTGGCAAGGATTTGGTCTTCACTGGCACCGGGGATCTCTTCGCCTCCCTCTTCCTGGCTCACAGCCATGGCAGCAAGGATATAGCCAATGTCTTCGAGAAAACCATCGCCAGTTTGCAGGCGGTGATCAAGCGAACTGTAGCTTCTCTGCCCGGCGGTGGAAATGGTCCAGTTAAAGCCGCCGAACGGGAACTGAAGCTGGTGCAGTCCAAGACGGAGATTGAACAGCCCCAGGTGCTCCTCAAGGCGCAGCGACTTAACTAG
- the LOC120448233 gene encoding adrenodoxin-like protein 1, mitochondrial: MFCLLLRRSAVHNSCKLISKQIAKPAFYTPHNALHTTIPRRHGEFEWQDPKSPDEIVNIIYVDKDGKRTKVQGKVGDNVLYLAHRHGIEMEGACEASLACTTCHVYVQHDYLQKMKEAEEQEDDLLDMAPFLRENSRLGCQILLEKSMEGMELELPKATRNFYVDGHKPKPH, encoded by the exons atgttttgtttacttttgcgGCGCTCTGCAGTTCATAATTCCTGCAAATTAATCAGTAAACAGATTGCCAAGCCCGCCTTCTACACACCCCATAATGCCCTGCACACCACAATAC CACGGCGGCATGGCGAGTTCGAATGGCAGGATCCCAAGTCGCCAGATGAAAT AGTGAACATCATCTATGTGGACAAGGATGGGAAACGCACCAAGGTCCAGGGCAAAGTGGGCGACAATGTTTTGTATCTGGCCCATCGCCATGGGATCGAGATGGAGGGCGCCTGTGAGGCTTCGCTGGCCTGCACCACCTGCCACGTGTACGTCCAGCATGATTACCTGCAGAAGATGAAGGAGgccgaggagcaggaggacGACCTGCTGGACATGGCGCCATTTCTGCGCGAGAACTCTCGCCTTGGCTGTCAGATACTCCTGGAGAAGAGCATGGAGGGCATGGAACTGGAGCTGCCCAAGGCCACCAGGAACTTCTATGTCGATGGGCACAAGCCCAAGCCCCATTAA
- the LOC120448231 gene encoding protein FAM76B isoform X3: MSAKVLFACSKCFSRHPYEELSSGQQLCKGCRGSTSVGKCTYCRSEFQPATKSQSACKKCEHYLGKYGKPSACECCKIVAAFGGSKCMRSMANCFAGYVPAPTSELYSRPSRRAVYRCPRKGHTRRPRLRTETALRPRSLRAASWARVAVVPIIPV, encoded by the exons ATGAGTGCTAAAGTTTTATTCGCCTGCTCCAAGTGTTTCTCGCGCCATCCGTACGAGGAGCTCTCCTCCGGCCAGCAACTATGCAAG ggCTGCCGCGGTTCTACCTCAGTTGGTAAATGTACTTACTGCCGATCGGAGTTTCAACCCGCCAC CAAATCACAGAGTGCCTGCAAGAAGTGCGAACATTATCTGGGGAAGTACGGCAAACCCAGTGCCTGCGAGTGCTGCAAGATTGTGGCCGCCTTCGGTGGATCCAAGTGCATGCG GTCAATGGCAAATTGCTTTGCTGGCTATGTGCCTGCGCCTACAAGCGAGCTCTATTCAAGGCCCAGCAGGAGGGCCGTATACCGATGTCCAAGAAAAGGCCACACGAGAAGACCTCGTCTTCGCACAGAGACAGCGCTGCGGCCAAGAAGCCTTCGCGCAGCGAGCTGGGCAAGAGTGGCAGTGGTGCCAATAATTCCGGTGTGA
- the LOC120448234 gene encoding kinesin-like protein KIF18A: MPSEQHTNIKVAVRVRPYNVRELEQKQRSIIKVMDRSALLFDPDEEDDEFFFQGAKQPYRDITKRMNKKLTMEFDRVFDIDNSNQDLFEECTAPLVDAVLNGYNCSVFVYGATGAGKTFTMLGSEAHPGLTYLTMQDLFEKIQAQSDVRKFDVGVSYLEVYNEHVMNLLTKSGPLKLREDTNGVVVSGLCLTPIYSAEELLRMLMLGNSHRTQHPTDANAESSRSHAIFQVHIRITERKTDTKRTVKLSMIDLAGSERAASTKGIGVRFKEGASINKSLLALGNCINKLADGLKHIPYRDSNLTRILKDSLGGNCRTLMVANVSMSSLTYEDTYNTLKYASRAKKIRTTLKQNVLKSKMPTEFYVKKIDEVVAENERLKERNKALEAKATQLERAGNSGFDPEELRSWYSKIDAVYAAARQLQEHVLGMRSKIKNINYRQTLKKELEEFRKLMCVDQRVCQEDFRRFANYMSTLTSQMEKYKEELPSWLSKMESAYQDLESLKREVNKSKAYQILIVYVKYKDLELQLTKQNIFNNHVNAINQELVENLDLMRKSFRTACEVLNQTYDRLEDGQKLTPEIEAVFERLLRKMRFADSEANTKMAEMDPLVVPEVLRSDKEENEPSCSLTASAKKRQRQAAQSDDDLHLSMEDFDSQDTGSDSEELHRTFKRPRNLNETQVLGPSGSSTSSNSSARKALTATVTKPRNVHQRLVSDLISEQNVRGGNDKIKKALLKSNHFTAQGLQRTLAAASLAKENVKYNANYVRKSPRALMAKALAGTSTLTRKPLGSSSKEPPLVKFNRAASFRLKK; encoded by the exons ATGCCTTCGGAGCAGCACACGAATATAAAAGTTGCGGTTCGCGTACGGCCGTATAATGTCCGGGAATTGGAGCAAAAACAGCGGAGTATTATCAAAGTCATGGATCGATCGGCACTACTCTTCGATCCCGACGAGGAGGACGATGAGTTCTTCTTTCAGGGCGCAAAACAACCGTACCGCGACATCACCAAGCGGATGAACAAAAAGTTGACCATGGAATTCGACAGGGTCTTCGATATAGACAACTCCAACCAGGATCTGTTCGAGGAGTGCACGGCGCCGCTGGTCGACGCGGTATTAAATGG ATACAACTGTTCGGTGTTCGTATATGGAGCCACTGGCGCCGGAAAAACATTCACAATGCTGGGCAGCGAGGCTCATCCGGGTCTGACCTATCTCACCATGCAAGATCTCTTCGAAAAGATCCAAGCGCAGAGCGACGTGCGCAAGTTCGATGTGGGTGTATCCTATCTAGAGGTGTACAACGAGCATGTGATGAATCTCCTAACCAAATCGGGCCCTCTGAAGCTCCGCGAGGACACCAATGGCGTGGTGGTCAGTGGTCTTTGTCTCACGCCCATTTACAGTGCCGAGGAGCTGCTGAGAATGCTGATGCTGGGCAACTCCCATCGCACCCAGCACCCCACAGATGCCAATGCAGAGAGCTCCAGGTCACATGCCATCTTCCAGGTGCACATCAGGATCACGGAGCGTAAGACCGACACCAAACGGACGGTCAAACTATCCATGATCGATCTGGCGGGCAGTGAGAGGGCGGCCAGCACAAAAGGCATTGGTGTGCGGTTCAAGGAAGGTGCCAGCATCAACAAAAGTCTCTTAGCTTTGGGAAATTGCATTAACAAGCTAGCCGACGGCTTGAAGCACATCCCGTACCGCGACTCGAACCTGACACGCATCCTGAAGGACTCGTTGGGCGGCAATTGTCGCACGTTGATGGTGGCCAATGTCTCGATGAGTTCACTGACCTATGAAGACACCTACAACACCCTCAAGTACGCTAGCCGAGCTAAGAAGATACGCACCACTCTAAAACAGAACGTCCTTAAGTCCAAGATGCCCACCGAGTTCTATGTGAAGAAGATCGACGAAGTGGTAGCCGAAAACGAGCGACTCAAAGAGCGCAACAAGGCGCTGGAGGCGAAGGCCACTCAGTTGGAGCGCGCCGGCAATAGTGGATTCGATCCGGAGGAGCTTAGGTCGTGGTACAGCAAGATAGACGCTGTATATGCGGCCGCCCGGCAGCTGCAGGAGCATGTCCTTGGGATGCGTAGCAAGATCAAGAACATCAACTACCGGCAGACCCTGAAAAAAGAACTGGAGGAGTTCAGGAAGCTGATGTGTGTCGACCAGCGAGTGTGCCAGGAG GACTTCCGGCGCTTCGCGAACTACATGAGCACACTGACCAGCCAGATGGAGAAGTACAAGGAGGAATTGCCCAGCTGGCTGAGTAAGATGGAGAGTGCCTACCAGGATCTGGAGAGCCTAAAGCGGGAGGTTAACAAATCCAAGGCCTACCAGATTCTAATTGTGTACGTCAAGTACAAGGATCTCGAGCTGCAGCTGACCAAGCAGAATATCTTCAACAATCACGTGAATGCAATTAACCAGGAGCTGGTTGAGAACTTGGATCTGATGCGAAAGTCCTTCCGCACAGCCTGTGAGGTGCTCAACCAGACGTACGACCGCCTGGAGGATGGGCAAAAGCTGACGCCGGAGATTGAGGCGGTCTTTGAAAGGTTGCTGCGAAAGATGAGGTTCGCCGACTCCGAGGCCAACACCAAAATGGCCGAGATGGATCCGCTGGTTGTGCCTGAAGTGCTGCGCAGCGACAAGGAGGAGAACGAGCCCTCATGCAGCCTGACGGCCAGCGCCAAAAAGCGACAAAGGCAAGCGGCGCAGAGCGACGACGATCTGCATTTGAGCATGGAGGACTTCGACAGCCAGGACACCGGATCAGATTCCGAAGAGCTGCACAGAACCTTTAAGAGGCCACGAAATCTAAACGAAACGCAGGTCCTGGGTCCCTCCGGCAGCAGTACTTCCAGCAACAGTAGTGCAAGAAAGGCTCTCACGGCGACGGTCACCAAGCCGAGGAACGTCCATCAGCGACTGGTCAGCGATCTGATATCCGAGCAGAATGTGCGCGGTGGCAATGACAAGATCAAGAAGG CTCTACTCAAGTCGAATCACTTTACGGCGCAAGGACTTCAGAGAACGTTGGCGGCTGCCTCTTTGGCCAAGGAAAACGTGAAATACAACGCCAACTATGTGCGCAAGAGTCCACGAGCGCTAATGGCCAAAG CCCTTGCAGGCACCTCAACGCTAACGAGAAAACCACTTGGATCGTCCAGTAAGGAGCCGCCCTTGGTCAAATTCAATCGGGCCGCCTCGTTCCGCCTGAAGAAGTAG
- the LOC120448231 gene encoding protein FAM76A isoform X1: MSAKVLFACSKCFSRHPYEELSSGQQLCKGCRGSTSVGKCTYCRSEFQPATKSQSACKKCEHYLGKYGKPSACECCKIVAAFGGSKCMRCASYEAKYGPPVQCDECKLRSAFDRRDENKKVNGKLLCWLCACAYKRALFKAQQEGRIPMSKKRPHEKTSSSHRDSAAAKKPSRSELGKSGSGANNSGVNAVSGAGLDLPDKISRGNGGNGTIAAPAAITVDTNSSDHVVAITYLKERIASLEKRLNQKDKELLEKDKQLTELKGKNFEKENDMRNRLKEVERLHDMKVDNLNRKIASVLKELAVLKKSSNKKTAAISKAEKEVIKRENLSPKEEILASAGPEKQTKASSEPADLDKDEKSRDREEERSEQEDRASVRSRSASSSPTPSSN; the protein is encoded by the exons ATGAGTGCTAAAGTTTTATTCGCCTGCTCCAAGTGTTTCTCGCGCCATCCGTACGAGGAGCTCTCCTCCGGCCAGCAACTATGCAAG ggCTGCCGCGGTTCTACCTCAGTTGGTAAATGTACTTACTGCCGATCGGAGTTTCAACCCGCCAC CAAATCACAGAGTGCCTGCAAGAAGTGCGAACATTATCTGGGGAAGTACGGCAAACCCAGTGCCTGCGAGTGCTGCAAGATTGTGGCCGCCTTCGGTGGATCCAAGTGCATGCG ATGCGCCAGCTACGAGGCAAAGTACGGACCGCCGGTGCAGTGCGATGAATGCAAGCTGCGATCAGCCTTTGACAGGCGCGACGAGAACAAAAAG GTCAATGGCAAATTGCTTTGCTGGCTATGTGCCTGCGCCTACAAGCGAGCTCTATTCAAGGCCCAGCAGGAGGGCCGTATACCGATGTCCAAGAAAAGGCCACACGAGAAGACCTCGTCTTCGCACAGAGACAGCGCTGCGGCCAAGAAGCCTTCGCGCAGCGAGCTGGGCAAGAGTGGCAGTGGTGCCAATAATTCCGGTGTGAATGCCGTGAGCGGAGCTGGATTGGATCTGCCTGACAAGATCTCACGGGGAAATGGTGGGAATGGGACCATAGCAGCGCCTGCTGCCATCACCGTGGACACCAATTCTTCGGATCATGTGGTTGCTATTACATACCTAAAGGAGCGCATCGCCAGCCTGGAGAAGCGCCTGAATCAAAAAGACAAAGAGCTGCTCGAAAAAGACAAGCAG CTGACCGAACTGAAGGGCAAGAACTTTGAGAAGGAGAACGACATGCGCAACCGGCTGAAGGAGGTGGAGCGTCTGCACGACATGAAGGTGGACAACTTGAACCGCAAGATCGCCAGTGTGCTCAAGGAGCTGGCTGTCCTTAAgaagagcagcaacaaaaagaCCGCTGCCATCAGCAAGGCCGAAAAGGAGGTCATCAAGCGTGAGAACTTATCGCCCAAGGAGGAAATCCTGGCGTCAGCGGGGCCGGAAAAACAGACCAAGGCCTCATCGGAGCCAGCCGATCTCGACAAGGACGAGAAGAGTCGCGATCGGGAGGAGGAACGCAGCGAACAGGAGGACAGGGCCAGTGTGCGTTCTCGATCCGCATCCAGCAGCCCCACGCCCTCGTCCAACTGA
- the LOC120448231 gene encoding protein FAM76A isoform X2: protein MYLLPIGVSTRHQITECLQEVRTLSGEVRQTQCLRVLQDCGRLRWIQVHAVNGKLLCWLCACAYKRALFKAQQEGRIPMSKKRPHEKTSSSHRDSAAAKKPSRSELGKSGSGANNSGVNAVSGAGLDLPDKISRGNGGNGTIAAPAAITVDTNSSDHVVAITYLKERIASLEKRLNQKDKELLEKDKQLTELKGKNFEKENDMRNRLKEVERLHDMKVDNLNRKIASVLKELAVLKKSSNKKTAAISKAEKEVIKRENLSPKEEILASAGPEKQTKASSEPADLDKDEKSRDREEERSEQEDRASVRSRSASSSPTPSSN from the exons ATGTACTTACTGCCGATCGGAGTTTCAACCCGCCAC CAAATCACAGAGTGCCTGCAAGAAGTGCGAACATTATCTGGGGAAGTACGGCAAACCCAGTGCCTGCGAGTGCTGCAAGATTGTGGCCGCCTTCGGTGGATCCAAGTGCATGCG GTCAATGGCAAATTGCTTTGCTGGCTATGTGCCTGCGCCTACAAGCGAGCTCTATTCAAGGCCCAGCAGGAGGGCCGTATACCGATGTCCAAGAAAAGGCCACACGAGAAGACCTCGTCTTCGCACAGAGACAGCGCTGCGGCCAAGAAGCCTTCGCGCAGCGAGCTGGGCAAGAGTGGCAGTGGTGCCAATAATTCCGGTGTGAATGCCGTGAGCGGAGCTGGATTGGATCTGCCTGACAAGATCTCACGGGGAAATGGTGGGAATGGGACCATAGCAGCGCCTGCTGCCATCACCGTGGACACCAATTCTTCGGATCATGTGGTTGCTATTACATACCTAAAGGAGCGCATCGCCAGCCTGGAGAAGCGCCTGAATCAAAAAGACAAAGAGCTGCTCGAAAAAGACAAGCAG CTGACCGAACTGAAGGGCAAGAACTTTGAGAAGGAGAACGACATGCGCAACCGGCTGAAGGAGGTGGAGCGTCTGCACGACATGAAGGTGGACAACTTGAACCGCAAGATCGCCAGTGTGCTCAAGGAGCTGGCTGTCCTTAAgaagagcagcaacaaaaagaCCGCTGCCATCAGCAAGGCCGAAAAGGAGGTCATCAAGCGTGAGAACTTATCGCCCAAGGAGGAAATCCTGGCGTCAGCGGGGCCGGAAAAACAGACCAAGGCCTCATCGGAGCCAGCCGATCTCGACAAGGACGAGAAGAGTCGCGATCGGGAGGAGGAACGCAGCGAACAGGAGGACAGGGCCAGTGTGCGTTCTCGATCCGCATCCAGCAGCCCCACGCCCTCGTCCAACTGA
- the LOC120447494 gene encoding heat shock protein 22 — translation MRSLPMFWRMAEEMARVPRLSSPFHAFFHEPPVWSVALPRNWQQIARWQEQEFAPPATVNKDGYKLTLDVKDYSELKVKVLDESVVLVEGKSEQQEAEQGGYSSRHFLRRFVLPEGYEADKVTSTLSSDGVLTISVPNPPAVQETLKEREVTIEQTGEPAKKSAEEPNNKASQ, via the coding sequence ATGCGTTCCTTACCGATGTTTTGGCGAATGGCCGAGGAGATGGCCCGTGTGCCACGCCTCTCGTCGCCCTTCCACGCCTTCTTCCACGAGCCGCCCGTTTGGAGTGTGGCGCTTCCGAGGAACTGGCAGCAGATTGCCCGTTGGCAGGAGCAGGAGTTCGCCCCGCCGGCCACCGTTAACAAGGATGGTTATAAACTCACCCTGGACGTCAAGGACTACAGCGAGCTGAAGGTCAAGGTGCTAGACGAGAGCGTTGTCCTGGTGGAGGGCAAATCGGAGCAGCAGGAGGCCGAACAAGGTGGCTATAGCTCCAGGCACTTCCTCCGACGCTTCGTCCTGCCGGAAGGTTACGAGGCGGACAAGGTGACTTCGACTCTGAGCAGCGACGGCGTCCTCACCATCAGTGTGCCCAATCCTCCAGCCGTGCAGGAGACACTCAAGGAGCGAGAGGTGACCATCGAGCAGACTGGCGAGCCGGCAAAGAAGTCCGCCGAGGAGCCCAATAACAAAGCCAGTCAGTAG
- the LOC120448239 gene encoding uncharacterized protein LOC120448239 translates to MWLPLIFIACLAGASNGSVGGDEQMPVEQGFVPRYTPVAESKRQDLDLPAEVSVEQQKRPTAGDKKPWRRVQYGYDGVQSTAWAAPSPPAAILSILNPLLAPGLLLLGVNLGALLYMLLGLLGLAPHRSGSPSRIVSHPETSSQFWPDDQSFYHRDRHNLGEGKETAVYF, encoded by the coding sequence ATGTGGCTGCCGCTTATCTTTATTGCCTGTCTAGCCGGCGCAAGCAACGGATCCGTGGGTGGCGATGAGCAGATGCCGGTGGAGCAGGGCTTTGTGCCTCGCTATACTCCGGTGGCCGAGAGCAAGCGACAGGATTTGGATTTACCCGCTGAAGTGAGCGTGGAGCAGCAAAAGAGACCCACTGCCGGCGATAAGAAACCCTGGCGACGAGTGCAGTACGGCTACGATGGAGTGCAATCGACTGCGTGGGCTGCTCCCTCACCTCCAGCAGCCATTCTGTCCATTCTGAATCCCCTGCTCGCACCCGGACTGCTTCTTCTGGGTGTCAATTTGGGAGCATTGCTCTACATGCTGCTGGGACTCCTGGGACTGGCTCCTCATCGCAGTGGCAGCCCCAGTCGGATTGTCTCGCACCCGGAAACCAGTTCTCAGTTCTGGCCAGACGATCAGAGCTTCTACCACCGAGACAGACACAATCTGGGTGAGGGCAAGGAAACGGCTGTATATTTTTAG
- the LOC120447495 gene encoding rhodanese domain-containing protein CG4456, giving the protein MDLLGPAGKSVVIQLANRLKFVLRPINTMATYEQVKDVPNHPDVYLIDVRRKEELQQTGVIPASINIPLDELDKALNLDGAAFKNKYGRTKPEKQSRIIFSCRSGNRVLEAEKIAKSQGYSNVLIYKGSWNEWAQKEGL; this is encoded by the exons ATGGATCTTTTGGGTCCAGCTGGCAAGTCAGTTGTTATTCAGCTGGCGAACCGGTTGAAATTCGTGCTCCGCCCCATCAACACAATGGCCACATACGAACAGGTTAAGGATGTGCCCAACCATCCGGATGTGTATCTCATCGACGTTCGGCGCAAGGAAGAGCTCCAGCAGACGGGCGTCATTCCAGCCAGCATTAATATACCCT TGGATGAACTGGACAAGGCCCTAAATCTGGATGGCGCTGCTTTCAAGAACAAATACGGAAGAACGAAGCCGGAAAAGCAGTCGCGAATCATATTCTCCTGCCGCTCGGGAAATCGCGTCTTGGAGGCAGAAAAGATTGCCAAAAGTCAGGGATATAGCAA TGTGTTGATCTACAAAGGCTCCTGGAATGAATGGGCTCAAAAGGAGGGACTTTGA
- the LOC120447492 gene encoding heat shock protein 67B3, whose product MPDIPFVLNLDSPDSMYYGHDMFPNRMYRRLHSRQHHDLDLHTLGLIARMGAHAHHLVANKRNGELAALGRGGHSNKQGNFEVHLDVGLFQPGELTVKLVNDCIVVEGKHEEREDDHGHVSRHFVRRYPLPKEFDSDAIASTLSEDGVLNITVPPLVSKEELKERIIPIKHVGPSDLFQNGNGHKEAAPAASASEPEAK is encoded by the coding sequence atgcCAGATATTCCCTTTGTCTTGAACTTGGACTCTCCGGACTCCATGTACTACGGCCACGACATGTTCCCAAATCGCATGTACAGGCGATTGCATTCACGGCAGCATCATGATCTAGATTTGCACACCCTGGGTTTGATTGCTCGAATGGGTGCACATGCTCATCACCTGGTGGCCAATAAGAGGAACGGGGAGCTGGCTGCCTTGGGCAGAGGTGGCCACTCAAATAAGCAGGGCAATTTCGAGGTCCACCTGGATGTGGGACTCTTTCAGCCAGGTGAACTGACCGTCAAACTGGTCAACGACTGCATCGTCGTCGAGGGAAAACACGAGGAGCGGGAGGACGATCATGGGCATGTATCCCGGCACTTTGTTCGCCGCTATCCACTGCCAAAGGAGTTCGATTCGGATGCCATTGCTTCGACTTTGTCGGAGGATGGAGTTCTCAATATCACAGTTCCACCATTAGTTTCCAAGGAGGAGCTCAAGGAGCGCATAATACCCATTAAGCATGTGGGTCCATCGGATCTCTTCCAGAATGGAAACGGTCATAAGGAGGCAGCTCCTGCAGCTTCCGCTTCGGAGCCAGAAGCCAAGTGA